The genomic interval ATCCGGACATCGGGGTGCTGGTCCTCTCCCAGTACGTGGAGGAGCAGTACGCCACCGAGCTGCTGGCGGGCAGCAGCCGCGGGGTGGGGTATCTGCTGAAGGACCGGGTGGCCGAGGTCCGCGAGTTCGTGGACGCCGTCGTCCGGGTGGCGCAGGGCGGGACGGCGCTGGATCCGGAAGTGGTGGCGCAGCTGCTGGGCCGCAGCCGCAAGCAGGACGTGCTGGCCGGGCTGACGCCGCGCGAGCGGGAGGTCCTGGGGCTGATGGCCGAGGGCCGGACGAACTCCGCGGTCGCCCGCCAGCTCGTCGTGAGCGACGGGGCGGTCGAGAAGCATGTCAGCAACATCTTCCAGAAGCTGGGGCTCTCGCCCAGCGACGGGGACCACCGGCGCGTCCTCGCCGTGCTGACCTACCTGAATTCCTAGGCATCTGACACCCTGACAATCTGACGCATCGTCAGATGATGACGAGAGGACGAGGGGGGGCGAGCCCGGGCCGCACGCACCCCAGTGCCGACCGATGCCCCGAGGCTGCCCCGGGGCGCCCCAGGAGCATTACGGGAGCGCCCTGGGAGCGCCCCGGGGGCATTGCGGGCATCGTGCGGGCCCGAGGGTGTCCGGCGGGCGCCGGGCGGGCACCTCTGATCAAGGAAGGGTCGACGGAGGCCCGGGCGACCGAGGGCATGGGGGATGGGGGATGGGGATTCAGGGGGGCCTAGGACGAAAGACCCAGGGAGCGGCCGCCTCCATCCCGCGATCGGGGGGCTTGCGAAACGTGACAAACCTGACTCAAAGGGTGTCTCAAAAGAGCGTCCACCATATGATCGGTCCCTGGGAGGCCACCTACGCGGACGTAGGGTGGCCTCTGGGATCGCCGGCTGGCCGGACGGTTCCGAACCGCCGCCCAAGGGAGGTCCAGTTCAGTGACGAGCCAGGTCAGTAGCGCGGCAGAACAGGCCGAAGAGGCCAACGACGCCGTCCTCGGGGGTCAGCGAGCCCCCCTGTCAGGTACGACGGGAACCACGGGCGGCGGCGGGAAGGAGATCCGTCGCCTGGACCGGGTGATCATCCGTTTCGCGGGCGACTCGGGTGACGGTATGCAGCTCACGGGTGACCGGTTCACCTCGGAGACCGCTTCCTTCGGCAACGATCTCTCCACGCTGCCGAACTTCCCGGCCGAGATCCGCGCCCCCGCAGGCACTCTGCCGGGGGTCTCTTCCTTCCAGTTGCACTTTGCCGATCATGACATTCTGACCCCGGGCGACGCCCCCAACGTCCTGGTCGCGATGAACCCCGCCGCGTTGAAGGCGAACATCGACGACGTTCCGCGCGGCGCGGAGATCATTGTGAACACCGATGAGTTCACCAAGCGGCCGATGGCGAAGGTGGGGTACGCGACCAGTCCGCTGGAGGACGGTTCGCTGGAGGCCTACAACGTTCATCCGGTGCCGTTGACGACGTTGACGCTGGAGGCGTTGAAGGAGTTCGGGCTGCCCCGCAAGGAGGCCGAGCGGTCCAAGAACATGTTCGCGCTGGGCCTGCTGTCGTGGATGTATCACCGGCCGACCGAGGGCACGGAGACGTTCCTGCGGCAGAAGTTCGCGAAAAAGCCGCAGATCGCCGAGGCGAACGTGGCGGCCTTCCGGGCGGGGTGGAATTTCGGTGAGACGACCGAGGACTTCGCGGTCTCCTACGAGGTCGCCCCGGCCACGCAGGCCTTCCCCACCGGCACCTACCGCAACATCTCCGGGAATCTCGCCCTGTCCTACGGGCTGATCGCGGCCGGGCAGCTGGCGGAGCTGCCGTTGTATCTGGGGTCGTATCCGATCACTCCGGCGTCGGACATCCTGCATGAGCTGTCGCGGCACAAGAACTTCGGTGTGCGGACGTTCCAGGCGGAGGACGAGATCGCCGGGATCGGTGCGGCGCTGGGCGCGGCCTTCGGCGGGGCGCTGGGCATCACGACGACGTCCGGCCCGGGGGTGGCGCTGAAGTCGGAGACGATCGGTCTCGCGGTCTCCCTGGAGCTGCCGCTGCTGATCGTCGACATCCAGCGGGGCGGCCCGTCGACGGGGCTGCCGACCAAGACCGAGCAGGCCGATCTGTTGCAGGCGATGTTCGGCAGGAACGGTGAGGCCCCGGTTCCGATCGTGGCTCCGCGGACTCCGGCCGACTGCTTCGACGCCGCGATCGAAGCGGCCCGGATCGCCCTGACCTACCGCACCCCGGTCTTCCTGCTCTCCGACGGCTACCTCGCCAACGGCTCCGAGCCGTGGCGGATCCCGGAGACGTCGACCCTGCCCGACCTGAAGACCCCCTTCGCCACCGGCCCGAACCACACGCTGGCGGACGGAACGGAGGTTTTCTGGCCCTACAAGCGCGACCCGGGGACCCTGGCCCGCCCGTGGGCGGTCCCCGGGACGGCCGGCCTGGAGCACCGCATCGGCGGGATCGAGAAGCAGGACGGCACGGGCAACATCTCCTACGACCCGGCCAACCACGACTTCATGGTCCGCACCCGCCAGGCCAAGATCGACGGCATCGAGGTCCCCGACCTCCAGGTCGACGACCCCGCCGGGGCCCGCATTCTGGTGCTCGGCTGGGGATCGACGTACGGGCCGATCACCGCGGCGGTGCGCCGGCTGCGGGCCGCGGGGGAACCCATCGCCCAGGCCCACCTCCGCCATCTCAACCCCTTCCCGAAGAACCTCGGCGAGGTGCTGAAGCGCTACGACAAGGTCGTCGTCCCGGAGATGAACCTCGGCCAGCTCGCCCTGCTGCTCAGGGCGAAGTATCTGGTGGACGCCCACAGCTACAACCAGGTCAACGGAATGCCGTTCAAGGCCGAGCAGCTCGCCACGGCCCTCAAGGAGGCCATCGATGCCTGACACCGAGGAACTGCACCACAACGACCTGCTGCAGCTGGTGCCCAAGGCCGAGGCGAAGCAGTCCATGAAGGACTTCAAGTCCGACCAGGAAGTCCGCTGGTGCCCCGGCTGCGGCGACTACGCGGTGCTCGCCGCCGTCCAGGGGTTCATGCCGGAGCTGGGCCTCGCGAAGGAGAACATCACCTTCGTCTCCGGAATCGGCTGCTCCTCCCGCTTCCCGTACTACATGAACACCTACGGGATGCACTCCATCCACGGCCGCGCCCCCTCCATCGCGACCGGGCTCGCCACCTCGCGACGCGACCTGTCGGTCTGGGTCGTCACCGGCGACGGCGACGCCCTCTCCATCGGCGGCAACCACCTCATCCACGCCCTGCGCCGCAACGTCAACCTCAAGATCCTGCTCTTCAACAACCGGATCTACGGGCTGACGAAGGGCCAGTACAGCCCCACGTCCGAGCTGGGCAAGATCACCAAATCGACGCCGATGGGGTCGCTCGACGCGCCGTTCAATCCGGTGTCCCTCGCCATCGGCGCGGAGGCGACGTTCGTGGCGCGCACGGTCGACTCCGACCGCAAGCACCTCACCAGCGTGCTGCGCGCCGCCGCCGAGCACTCGGGCACGGCGCTGGTGGAGATCTACCAGAACTGCAACATCTTCAACGACGGGGCTTTCGAGGTCCTCAAGGACAAGGAGCAGGCCGCCGAGGCCGTCATCCGCCTCGAACACGGTCAGCCGATCCTCTTCGGCTCCCAGGAGCCCAAGGGCGTCGTACGCGATCCGGCCACCGGCGATCTGAAGGTGGTGGCCGTCACGGAGGAGAACCGCTCCCAGGTCCTCGTCCACGACGCCCACGCGGAATCACCGACGACAGCGTTCGCGCTGTCCCGGATCGCCGACGCCGACACCCTGCACCACACCCCCATCGGAGTGCTGCGCAGCGTCGAACGACCCGTCTACGACACGCTGATGTCCGACCAGCTCGACGCCGCCGTCGAGCAGAACGGCAAGGGCGACCTCGGCTCGCTCCTCGCCGGCAACGACACCTGGACCGTCGTCGGCTGAGGCCGGGGAAGGACCGTACGCGTACTGCCCCGGGGCCCGGGCCCGATCCCTCACGGGGTCAGGCCCGGGCCTCGTCGTATGCCTCGCGTGCCGCCTGCACCGCGCCCACCTGGCGTTCGGTCCAGCGGGCGAGCGCCCAGACCTGCTCGGCGGCCTCGATGCCGAGAGGGGTGAGCGTGTAGTCGACCCGCGGCGGGATCACCGGCTTCGCGTCCCGGTGGACGAAGCCGTCGCGCTCCAGCGTCCGGAGGGTCTGGGCCAGCATCTTCTCGCTGACCCCGCCCACCGCGCGGCGCAGTTCGCTGAAGCGGTACGAACGCTCCAGCAGTGCCGCCAGTACGAGGACGCCCCAGCGGCTCGTCACGTGTTCCAGGATCAGCCGGGACGGGCACATGGGCTGGTTGACGTCCCAGGCCAGGAGGGAGGACAAGGCCCCACCACTGCCTTCACTCGGATTACCCGGACGACCCGGGCGATCCGGATCACTCGGACGACCCGGATGACTCAGATGACTCGGATGACTCGGATGACTCGGACGGGGAATCTCCGCACTCTCTGCCATGCCGGTACCTTACTTCAAAGTGGGTACTTTCCTACAGTTAGCGCTGCCCGTAGGGTCGTAACCGAAGCGCAGAAACGGACCGAACCACCGAAACCGCATCATCGAACCACCGAATCGGAGACCCCTCATGAGCATCGTTGTCACCGGAGCCACTGGCGCACTCGGCCGCCTCGTCGTCGACGCCCTGCTGGCCGAGGTCCCGGCCGGCGAGGTCGTCGCGGTCGTGCGCGACAAGGAGAAGGCCGCCGCGCTCGCCGCCCGGGGCGTGGAGCTGCGCATCGCGGACTACGACCGCCCCGAGTCCCTCGCCGGAGTCTTCCGGTCCGGCGACCGGGTCCTGCTGATCTCCGGCAGCGAGGTGGGTAAGCGGGTGCCGCAGCACGCCTCGGTCGTCGACGCGGCGAAGGCGGCGGGCGTCGCCCAGCTCGCGTACACCGGCGTGCTCGGCGGGCCGGACGCGGACTTCGCACTGGCCGACGAGCACAAGGCCACCGAGCAGCTGATCCTCGACTCCGGGCTGCCGTACACGTTCCTGCGCAACGGCTGGTACACCGAGAACTACACCGCCAACCTGGCCCCCGTCCTGGAGCACCGCGCGGTGCTCGCCAACGCGGGCGAGGGCCGTGTCGCCTCCGCCTCCCGGGCCGACTACGCCGCCGCGGCGGCCGCCGTGCTGACCGGCGACGGCCACCTGAACACCGCCTACGAGCTGAGCGGCGACACCGCCTGGTCGCTCGCCTCGTACGCCGCGCTGCTGTCCGAGCTGACCGGCGAGGAGATCACGTACAAGAACGTCCCGGCCGCCACCCATCAGGAGGCCCTGGTCGGCGCCGGACTGCCCGAGGGCTTCGCCGCGATCCTCGTGGACGTGGACGAGGCGATCGGACGGGGACGGCTCGCGGGGACGAGCGGCGACCTCGCCCGGCTCATCGGCCGGCCGACGACACCCCTCGCCGAGACCGTGCGCGCCGCCCTGCCCACCGCCTGAGCCTCGCCACCGCCCCCTGCGCCGCCCGCCCCACCTCATCCCACAGGACCCCGTCATGAGCGCCATGAGTGTCATGAGTGTTTCCGTGAGACGGCTATGACACCAAGCCCTTCGGGCGCTACCGTCGTGCCGTCGGCGGATCCGTCGGCGCGGCCGGGCCGGGAGGGCACGTGGAGGGGAAGAACGAACAGCGGGCAGGCCTGCTGTACGGAATCGGCGCGTACGGGATGTGGGGCCTGGTCCCGCTGTTCTGGCCGCTGCTCAAGCCGTCCGGGGCGATCGAGATCCTCGCCCACCGGATGGTCTGGTCGCTCGGCGTCGTCGCCGTCGCCCTGCTGGTCGTAGGCCGCTGGGCCTGGATCGGCACACTGGTCCGCGACCGGCGCAAGCTGGGCCTGATATCGGTCGCGGCGGCGACCATCACCGTCAACTGGGGCCTGTACATCTGGGCCGTGAACAACGGCCAGGTCGTCGAGGCCTCGCTCGGCTACTTCATCAATCCGCTGGTCACCATCGCCATGGGGGTCCTGCTGCTGGGCGAACGGCTGCGGCCGGTCCAGTGGGCCGCGGTCGCCACAGGGCTGGTCGCCGTCCTCGTCCTGGCGATCGGCTACGGCAAGCCGCCCTGGGTCTCGCTGGTGCTGGCGTTCTCGTTCGCCACGTACGGCCTGGTGAAGAAGAAGGTCAACATGGGCGGCCTGGAGTCGCTGGCCGCGGAGACCGCCGTGCTCTTCGTGCCCGCGCTCGGCTTCCTGCTCTGGCTCGCCGCCACCGGCGGGTCGACGTTCGCGACCGGGGGCGCGGGTCACGGGTTCCTGCTCGCCGCGACGGGCATC from Streptomyces sp. CA-278952 carries:
- a CDS encoding response regulator transcription factor codes for the protein MRVVIAEDSVLLREGLTRLLTDLGHDVVAGVGDAEALLKTVADLDAQQALPDVVVADVRMPPTHTDEGVRAAVRLRKDYPDIGVLVLSQYVEEQYATELLAGSSRGVGYLLKDRVAEVREFVDAVVRVAQGGTALDPEVVAQLLGRSRKQDVLAGLTPREREVLGLMAEGRTNSAVARQLVVSDGAVEKHVSNIFQKLGLSPSDGDHRRVLAVLTYLNS
- a CDS encoding winged helix-turn-helix transcriptional regulator, yielding MCPSRLILEHVTSRWGVLVLAALLERSYRFSELRRAVGGVSEKMLAQTLRTLERDGFVHRDAKPVIPPRVDYTLTPLGIEAAEQVWALARWTERQVGAVQAAREAYDEARA
- a CDS encoding SDR family oxidoreductase, whose protein sequence is MSIVVTGATGALGRLVVDALLAEVPAGEVVAVVRDKEKAAALAARGVELRIADYDRPESLAGVFRSGDRVLLISGSEVGKRVPQHASVVDAAKAAGVAQLAYTGVLGGPDADFALADEHKATEQLILDSGLPYTFLRNGWYTENYTANLAPVLEHRAVLANAGEGRVASASRADYAAAAAAVLTGDGHLNTAYELSGDTAWSLASYAALLSELTGEEITYKNVPAATHQEALVGAGLPEGFAAILVDVDEAIGRGRLAGTSGDLARLIGRPTTPLAETVRAALPTA
- a CDS encoding 2-oxoacid:acceptor oxidoreductase subunit alpha, with product MTSQVSSAAEQAEEANDAVLGGQRAPLSGTTGTTGGGGKEIRRLDRVIIRFAGDSGDGMQLTGDRFTSETASFGNDLSTLPNFPAEIRAPAGTLPGVSSFQLHFADHDILTPGDAPNVLVAMNPAALKANIDDVPRGAEIIVNTDEFTKRPMAKVGYATSPLEDGSLEAYNVHPVPLTTLTLEALKEFGLPRKEAERSKNMFALGLLSWMYHRPTEGTETFLRQKFAKKPQIAEANVAAFRAGWNFGETTEDFAVSYEVAPATQAFPTGTYRNISGNLALSYGLIAAGQLAELPLYLGSYPITPASDILHELSRHKNFGVRTFQAEDEIAGIGAALGAAFGGALGITTTSGPGVALKSETIGLAVSLELPLLIVDIQRGGPSTGLPTKTEQADLLQAMFGRNGEAPVPIVAPRTPADCFDAAIEAARIALTYRTPVFLLSDGYLANGSEPWRIPETSTLPDLKTPFATGPNHTLADGTEVFWPYKRDPGTLARPWAVPGTAGLEHRIGGIEKQDGTGNISYDPANHDFMVRTRQAKIDGIEVPDLQVDDPAGARILVLGWGSTYGPITAAVRRLRAAGEPIAQAHLRHLNPFPKNLGEVLKRYDKVVVPEMNLGQLALLLRAKYLVDAHSYNQVNGMPFKAEQLATALKEAIDA
- a CDS encoding 2-oxoacid:ferredoxin oxidoreductase subunit beta encodes the protein MPDTEELHHNDLLQLVPKAEAKQSMKDFKSDQEVRWCPGCGDYAVLAAVQGFMPELGLAKENITFVSGIGCSSRFPYYMNTYGMHSIHGRAPSIATGLATSRRDLSVWVVTGDGDALSIGGNHLIHALRRNVNLKILLFNNRIYGLTKGQYSPTSELGKITKSTPMGSLDAPFNPVSLAIGAEATFVARTVDSDRKHLTSVLRAAAEHSGTALVEIYQNCNIFNDGAFEVLKDKEQAAEAVIRLEHGQPILFGSQEPKGVVRDPATGDLKVVAVTEENRSQVLVHDAHAESPTTAFALSRIADADTLHHTPIGVLRSVERPVYDTLMSDQLDAAVEQNGKGDLGSLLAGNDTWTVVG
- the rarD gene encoding EamA family transporter RarD yields the protein MEGKNEQRAGLLYGIGAYGMWGLVPLFWPLLKPSGAIEILAHRMVWSLGVVAVALLVVGRWAWIGTLVRDRRKLGLISVAAATITVNWGLYIWAVNNGQVVEASLGYFINPLVTIAMGVLLLGERLRPVQWAAVATGLVAVLVLAIGYGKPPWVSLVLAFSFATYGLVKKKVNMGGLESLAAETAVLFVPALGFLLWLAATGGSTFATGGAGHGFLLAATGIVTAVPLICFGAAAVRVPLSTLGLLQYLAPVFQFGLGVLYFNESMPPERWAGFALVWLALSLLTWDALRTARRNRALALKLLATAAAAPAAMPPGPAAITPDHAATSEDPEAMTPDPTPTPQGSPAQQKVT